From the genome of Denticeps clupeoides chromosome 4, fDenClu1.1, whole genome shotgun sequence, one region includes:
- the zyg11l gene encoding protein zyg-11 homolog isoform X1, with amino-acid sequence MDEENPVALADICLAWICLNLRQLCERRSDGSLCFHRCPVFPQELADQLLCRMAEEGVLNDGTIGIFRSHEHLRLRRALLRSSHLSAEPFRLAICPHRLQELDVSRIKGDLTVSDVLLSLANEECRESLQKLVLTGLDLRGENVEASSLSFSALRGVKSLGLAGTELDDSGLEDVSALPLLEALDISNTNVTDLRALLGCQASLRSLTAHGLTCLDMTPAQLLYVLSHLPGLRHLDLSDNTLNADRDCVVKQLLEEPGILPSLVSLDVSGHRELTDAAIQAFVEARPGMTFIGLLATQAGFCDFFTGKSKLKVAGEANIAQISEALHRYSERECFVREALVHLYSLTNDSDEPQPDVLKLVSTAMQSHAHSLHVQLLATACVFNLTSQDLAIGIPLRLLGNIVRQLLAAMRNFPNHEQLQKNCLLTLCSDRILQDVPFDRFEAAKLVMMWLSTREDQTLQRMAVAIVSILVSKLTTEETTQLGAEAFIMKQLLCIVQQKASVGVVDSTLKFALSALWNLTDETPTACQHFIECQGLELYVEVLESYYSESSIQQKVLGLLNNIAEVAELRTELLDEDLVQHVLNLLQSPEVEVGVSYFAGGILANLASSGEATWNLDLELRNIVVAKLHSAIMTWTPPEREMVSYRTFQPFYPLLDSSQPTGVQLWAVWAMNLVCGQNAPHYGKMLQDEGGFALLKTLITHPNTHNDVRRLAEGILCSLEQQQCLG; translated from the exons ATG GATGAAGAGAACCCGGTGGCCTTGGCTGATATTTGCCTGGCCTGGATCTGCTTGAACCTCCGGCAGCTATGTGAGAGGCGTTCTGATGGATCCTTGTGTTTCCACCGTTGTCCCGTGTTCCCACAGGAGCTAGCTGACCAGCTGCTGTGCAGGATGGCAGAGGAGG GTGTCCTAAATGATGGCACCATCGGCATCTTCCGCAGCCATGAGCATCTGCGTCTTCGTCGTGCGTTGCTCCGCTCCTCACATCTCTCTGCTGAGCCTTTCCGCTTAGCTATATGTCCTCATCGTCTGCAAGAGCTGGACGTATCCCGGATCAAGGGTGACCTGACTGTCTCAGATGTTCTGCTCAGCCTGGCTAATGAGGAATGCCGAGAAAGCCTTCAGAAACTGGTTTTGACTGGTTTGGATCTAAGGGGTGAGAATGTAGAGGCCAGTTCACTCAGCTTCAGTGCTTTACGTGGTGTGAAGAGCCTGGGACTGGCTGGGACAGAGCTTGATGATTCTGGCCTGGAGGACGTTTCTGCACTCCCTCTGTTGGAAGCTCTGGATATCTCTAACACAAATGTGACAGATCTTAGAGCCCTCCTGGGCTGCCAGGCCAGCCTGCGGTCCCTCACTGCCCATGGACTCACATGTCTGGACATGACCCCTGCTCAACTCTTGTACGTTCTGAGCCATTTGCCAGGTCTCCGGCACCTGGACCTCTCAGACAACACGCTCAATGCAGACAGAGACTGTGTGGTCaagcagctgctggaggagccAGGCATTCTCCCATCTCTGGTGTCCCTGGATGTTTCTGGGCATAGGGAGCTCACAGATGCAGCCATCCAAGCCTTCGTGGAAGCAAGACCTGGAATGACCTTTATTGGCCTACTGGCTACCCAAGCAGGTTTCTGTGACTTCTTTACTGGGAAAAGCAAGTTAAAG GTGGCTGGAGAGGCCAACATCGCCCAGATCAGTGAAGCTTTGCACAGGTACAGTGAAAGGGAGTGCTTTGTCCGTGAGGCTCTTGTTCATCTCTACAGCCTGACTAATGACAGTGATGAACCTCAGCCAGATGTCTTAAAG CTGGTATCAACAGCAATGCAGAGCCATGCACACTCTTTGCATGTCCAGCTGTTGGCCACTGCCTGTGTCTTCAACCTCACAAGTCAAGATCTGGCCATCGGCATTCCACTGAGGCTTCTGGGGAATATAGTTCGACAGCTCCTGGCGGCTATGAGGAATTTTCCTAACCATGAGCAG TTGCAGAAAAACTGCTTGCTGACACTCTGCAGTGACCGAATCTTGCAGGATGTCCCATTTGATAG GTTTGAAGCAGCTAAACTTGTTATGATGTGGCTGAGCACTCGTGAGGACCAGACCCTGCAGAGGATGGCTGTAGCCATTGTCTCCATTCTGGTGTCCAAG CTGACAACTGAGGAAACCACACAGCTTGGTGCTGAAGCTTTTATTATGAAG CAACTTCTTTGCATCGTCCAGCAGAAGGCCTCAGTGGGTGTTGTTGACTCCACCCTAAAGTTTGCCCTCAGTGCACTGTGGAATCTGACTGACGAGACCCCCACTGCTTGCCAACACTTCATCGAGTGCCAGGGTCTTGAGCTGTATGTCGAGGTGCTGGAG TCTTACTATTCAGAGTCATCCATCCAGCAGAAGGTCTTGGGCTTGTTG AACAACATAGCAGAGGTTGCAGAGCTGCGAACAGAGCTTTTGGATGAAGACCTGGTTCAGCATGTGCTCAACCTCCTGCAGAGCCCCGAGGTGGAGGTCGGGGTCAGTTACTTTGCAGGTGGTATTCTGGCCAACCTGGCATCCTCCGGAGAGGCTACCTGGAACCTGGACCTGGAACTTCGGAACATTGTCGTGGCAAAACTG CACTCTGCCATTATGACATGGACCCCACCTGAACGTGAGATGGTGTCTTATAG GACATTCCAGCCATTCTACCCATTACTTGACAGTTCTCAACCCACGGGAGTGCAGCTCTGGGCTGTCTGGGCAATGAACCTTGTCTGTGGGCAGAATG cccCACACTATGGCAAAATGCTCCAAGATGAAGGTGGGTTTGCACTACTGAAGACCTTAATAACTCATCCCAACACTCACAACGATGTCCGGAGACTGGCAGAGGGCATTCTGTGTAGTTTAGAGCAACAGCAGTGTCTTGGATAG
- the LOC114788049 gene encoding leucine-rich repeat-containing protein 52, with protein MRRAPVVVLLLLLGVRVAPGPPLSAGCPERCVCDDQLVVQCSGQRLRVFPADLPLPTRQLIISNNRLDELPALQLNFLSDLAYLDCSNNSLSDVSESTFGNLRHLVYLDLSYNNFVRIEDHTFVPLLSLVMLRLTDNPRLSDIHATAFAEDAALQVLDVSRNNLSALNVSALLALPALRSLGLSGNPWRCGCDTEDLCLWLQTDTFRFQDEGLTVCESPPEMRGRRLAELGLNLRAQCHPSLGHQDYLFFVAIGFVIFAAGTVLAWLAGVVMVLLERHVKRKNGELDSEEKEEVKE; from the exons ATGCGCCGGGCGCCGGTggtcgtgctgctgctgctgctcggcgTGAGGGTCGCCCCGGGACCCCCCCTCTCCGCCGGCTGCCCGGAGCGCTGCGTGTGCGACGACCAGCTCGTGGTCCAGTGCTCGGGCCAGCGGCTGCGCGTCTTCCCCGCCGACCTGCCGCTGCCCACCCGGCAGCTGATCATCTCCAACAACCGCCTGGACGAGCTGCCCGCGCTGCAGCTCAACTTCCTGTCCGACCTCGCGTACCTGGACTGCAGCAACAACTCCCTGAGCGACGTGTCCGAGTCCACGTTCGGCAACCTGCGCCACCTCGTCTACCTGGACCTGTCCTACAACAACTTCGTGCGCATCGAGGACCACACGTTCGTCCCCCTGCTGAGCCTGGTGATGCTGCGGCTGACGGACAACCCGCGCCTGTCGGACATCCACGCCACGGCGTTCGCGGAGGACGCGGCGCTCCAGGTGCTGGACGTGAGTCGCAACAACCTGAGCGCCCTCAACGTCAGCGCCCTGCTCGCCCTGCCCGCCCTGCGCTCGCTCGGCCTCAGCGGGAACCCGTGGCGCTGCGGCTGCGACACGGAGGACCTGTGCCTGTGGCTGCAGACGGACACGTTCCGGTTCCAAG ACGAAGGGCTGACGGTGTGTGAGAGCCCCCCGGAAATGAGGGGCAGGCGACTCGCAGAACTGGGCCTCAACCTGCGGGCACAATGCCACCCGAGTCTCGGCCACCAGGACTACTTGTTCTTCGTGGCTATCGGCTTTGTGATCTTTGCAGCTGGCACTGTGCTGGCCTGGTTGGCGGGGGTCGTGATGGTGCTGCTTGAGCGACATGTGAAAAGGAAGAACGGGGAACTTGACTCCGAGGAAAAGGAGGAAGTAAAAGAGTAA
- the zyg11l gene encoding protein zyg-11 homolog isoform X2 yields the protein MELADQLLCRMAEEGVLNDGTIGIFRSHEHLRLRRALLRSSHLSAEPFRLAICPHRLQELDVSRIKGDLTVSDVLLSLANEECRESLQKLVLTGLDLRGENVEASSLSFSALRGVKSLGLAGTELDDSGLEDVSALPLLEALDISNTNVTDLRALLGCQASLRSLTAHGLTCLDMTPAQLLYVLSHLPGLRHLDLSDNTLNADRDCVVKQLLEEPGILPSLVSLDVSGHRELTDAAIQAFVEARPGMTFIGLLATQAGFCDFFTGKSKLKVAGEANIAQISEALHRYSERECFVREALVHLYSLTNDSDEPQPDVLKLVSTAMQSHAHSLHVQLLATACVFNLTSQDLAIGIPLRLLGNIVRQLLAAMRNFPNHEQLQKNCLLTLCSDRILQDVPFDRFEAAKLVMMWLSTREDQTLQRMAVAIVSILVSKLTTEETTQLGAEAFIMKQLLCIVQQKASVGVVDSTLKFALSALWNLTDETPTACQHFIECQGLELYVEVLESYYSESSIQQKVLGLLNNIAEVAELRTELLDEDLVQHVLNLLQSPEVEVGVSYFAGGILANLASSGEATWNLDLELRNIVVAKLHSAIMTWTPPEREMVSYRTFQPFYPLLDSSQPTGVQLWAVWAMNLVCGQNAPHYGKMLQDEGGFALLKTLITHPNTHNDVRRLAEGILCSLEQQQCLG from the exons ATG GAGCTAGCTGACCAGCTGCTGTGCAGGATGGCAGAGGAGG GTGTCCTAAATGATGGCACCATCGGCATCTTCCGCAGCCATGAGCATCTGCGTCTTCGTCGTGCGTTGCTCCGCTCCTCACATCTCTCTGCTGAGCCTTTCCGCTTAGCTATATGTCCTCATCGTCTGCAAGAGCTGGACGTATCCCGGATCAAGGGTGACCTGACTGTCTCAGATGTTCTGCTCAGCCTGGCTAATGAGGAATGCCGAGAAAGCCTTCAGAAACTGGTTTTGACTGGTTTGGATCTAAGGGGTGAGAATGTAGAGGCCAGTTCACTCAGCTTCAGTGCTTTACGTGGTGTGAAGAGCCTGGGACTGGCTGGGACAGAGCTTGATGATTCTGGCCTGGAGGACGTTTCTGCACTCCCTCTGTTGGAAGCTCTGGATATCTCTAACACAAATGTGACAGATCTTAGAGCCCTCCTGGGCTGCCAGGCCAGCCTGCGGTCCCTCACTGCCCATGGACTCACATGTCTGGACATGACCCCTGCTCAACTCTTGTACGTTCTGAGCCATTTGCCAGGTCTCCGGCACCTGGACCTCTCAGACAACACGCTCAATGCAGACAGAGACTGTGTGGTCaagcagctgctggaggagccAGGCATTCTCCCATCTCTGGTGTCCCTGGATGTTTCTGGGCATAGGGAGCTCACAGATGCAGCCATCCAAGCCTTCGTGGAAGCAAGACCTGGAATGACCTTTATTGGCCTACTGGCTACCCAAGCAGGTTTCTGTGACTTCTTTACTGGGAAAAGCAAGTTAAAG GTGGCTGGAGAGGCCAACATCGCCCAGATCAGTGAAGCTTTGCACAGGTACAGTGAAAGGGAGTGCTTTGTCCGTGAGGCTCTTGTTCATCTCTACAGCCTGACTAATGACAGTGATGAACCTCAGCCAGATGTCTTAAAG CTGGTATCAACAGCAATGCAGAGCCATGCACACTCTTTGCATGTCCAGCTGTTGGCCACTGCCTGTGTCTTCAACCTCACAAGTCAAGATCTGGCCATCGGCATTCCACTGAGGCTTCTGGGGAATATAGTTCGACAGCTCCTGGCGGCTATGAGGAATTTTCCTAACCATGAGCAG TTGCAGAAAAACTGCTTGCTGACACTCTGCAGTGACCGAATCTTGCAGGATGTCCCATTTGATAG GTTTGAAGCAGCTAAACTTGTTATGATGTGGCTGAGCACTCGTGAGGACCAGACCCTGCAGAGGATGGCTGTAGCCATTGTCTCCATTCTGGTGTCCAAG CTGACAACTGAGGAAACCACACAGCTTGGTGCTGAAGCTTTTATTATGAAG CAACTTCTTTGCATCGTCCAGCAGAAGGCCTCAGTGGGTGTTGTTGACTCCACCCTAAAGTTTGCCCTCAGTGCACTGTGGAATCTGACTGACGAGACCCCCACTGCTTGCCAACACTTCATCGAGTGCCAGGGTCTTGAGCTGTATGTCGAGGTGCTGGAG TCTTACTATTCAGAGTCATCCATCCAGCAGAAGGTCTTGGGCTTGTTG AACAACATAGCAGAGGTTGCAGAGCTGCGAACAGAGCTTTTGGATGAAGACCTGGTTCAGCATGTGCTCAACCTCCTGCAGAGCCCCGAGGTGGAGGTCGGGGTCAGTTACTTTGCAGGTGGTATTCTGGCCAACCTGGCATCCTCCGGAGAGGCTACCTGGAACCTGGACCTGGAACTTCGGAACATTGTCGTGGCAAAACTG CACTCTGCCATTATGACATGGACCCCACCTGAACGTGAGATGGTGTCTTATAG GACATTCCAGCCATTCTACCCATTACTTGACAGTTCTCAACCCACGGGAGTGCAGCTCTGGGCTGTCTGGGCAATGAACCTTGTCTGTGGGCAGAATG cccCACACTATGGCAAAATGCTCCAAGATGAAGGTGGGTTTGCACTACTGAAGACCTTAATAACTCATCCCAACACTCACAACGATGTCCGGAGACTGGCAGAGGGCATTCTGTGTAGTTTAGAGCAACAGCAGTGTCTTGGATAG